A region from the Tachysurus vachellii isolate PV-2020 chromosome 25, HZAU_Pvac_v1, whole genome shotgun sequence genome encodes:
- the LOC132840064 gene encoding zinc fingers and homeoboxes protein 1-like, with translation MSSRRKSTTPCMVLPSDVMEQDVDMENLAGEEGVENSVEGPTEGVLIPLDSEGEPEDSVSHAAGKRSSQTAVEQSVTDMTAEGNIQAESEDIEDPSITGISLSKTPIMKKKPEPKRIAVSLKGAEEAESLIESEGDPDSMEAPSITADMTTSILGDSTKPSVFVGIPNPSPAEQKKPIVNPATVLPAGLAQVLSALQAQQSAQTQLLIPVSSIPTYNTAMDTNALLVNTYKKFPYPSVTEIMGLSTQTKFSEEQIKIWFSAQRLKHGVSWTPEEVEEARRKQFNGTVHTVPQTITVIPAHHLSATNGLQSILQTCQIVGQPGLVLTQVGTANSLPGTTPITLTVAGMPSQSQASKITACQTSSAVSETKRATTVQPPSLTPQESSALNADHFGLRPKKSKEQLAELKASYMKNHFASDAEIARLMKLTNLTKGEIKKWFSDTRYNQRNSKNNHFSIPHESSRTNNNSATIVIDSSDETPQSPTPSPVKEKETRKTWNPFPDFTLQKFKEKTPEQLVILEESYQKCDTPTDEELSRLRAETKLTRREIDAWFTEKRKTPVTESSEQKTDEMDGKPTQSKGNQSPNGGKKLSKEKITKKTPEQLHVLKSAFVRTQWPSAEEYDQLAEESGLPRSYIVNWFGDTRYAWKNGNLKWYFYYQSGNLEGLNGNKTRKRRIRNRGWGRSRSRRARKSTGSEKSPPIKFKTGKEFLKEYYLKHKFLNEQDLDELVAKSNMSYEQVREWFAEVGRKVDMGADPFEDNTGNEQEEEESEGENEMAVEEQGPSAAGDDDCDDDDDEDTDDSDSWEPPQSVRKTLSGSEEH, from the exons ATGTCGAGCCGAAGGAAGTCCACCACCCCCTGCATGGTGCTTCCATCTGATGTAATGGAGCAGGATGTGGATATGGAGAACCTTGCAGGGGAAGAAGGAGTTGAAAACTCTGTCGAAGGCCCTACAGAGGGCGTACTGATTCCCTTGGACAGTGAAGGAG AGCCTGAAGACAGCGTAAGCCATGCTGCAGGAAAACGCTCAAGTCAAACTGCTGTAGAGCAATCAGTCACAGATATGACTGCTGAGGGAAACATTCAGGCTGAGTCAGAGGACATTGAAGATCCTTCTATCACTGGGATTTCTCTCAGCAAAACTCCTATTATGAAAAAGAAGCCTGAGCCCAAAAGAATCGCAGTGTCTTTGAAAGGGGCAGAAGAGGCTGAATCGTTAATCGAAAGCGAAGGGGATCCGGATTCAATGGAAGCACCCTCTATTACAGCAGATATGACCACCTCAATTCTTGGTGATTCCACGAAACCTAGTGTGTTTGTTGGCATTCCCAACCCATCTCCTGCTGAGCAAAAGAAGCCAATTGTGAACCCTGCAACAGTGCTTCCTGCTGGCCTAGCCCAGGTTCTGTCAGCCCTGCAGGCCCAGCAGAGTGCTCAGACTCAGCTCCTGATTCCAGTGAGCAGCATTCCAACCTACAACACAGCCATGGACACAAATGCACTTCTGGTGAACACGTACAAGAAATTCCCTTATCCGTCTGTGACTGAGATTATGGGCCTTTCAACCCAAACCAAGTTCTCAGAGGAGCAGATAAAGATCTGGTTCTCTGCTCAGCGTTTGAAGCATGGTGTCAGCTGGACGCCAGAGGAAGTTGAAGAGGCCCGAAGAAAACAGTTTAATGGCACAGTCCACACGGTGCCACAGACCATAACAGTCATTCCGGCTCACCATCTCTCCGCTACCAATGGTCTCCAATCGATCCTTCAGACTTGCCAAATAGTGGGGCAGCCAGGTTTGGTTCTGACACAGGTTGGGACTGCAAATAGCTTACCAGGCACCACCCCTATAACACTAACTGTTGCAGGAATGCCTAGTCAGAGCCAGGCATCTAAGATCACTGCTTGTCAGACCAGCTCTGCTGTTAGCGAAACAAAAAGAGCCACGACTGTCCAGCCACCATCACTGACTCCTCAGGAGAGCTCTGCTCTCAACGCCGATCACTTTGGTCTGCGCCCGAAGAAGTCTAAGGAGCAGCTGGCTGAGCTGAAAGCCAGCTACATGAAAAACCACTTTGCCAGTGATGCTGAAATCGCCAGGCTGATGAAGCTGACCAACCTCACCAAAGGCGAGATCAAGAAGTGGTTCAGCGATACCCGTTATAATCAGCGAAATTCTAAAAACAACCACTTCAGCATACCCCATGAAAGCTCACGGACCAACAACAACAGTGCCACCATTGTTATCGACTCTAGTGACGAGACCCCTCAGTCACCAACGCCGTCACCTGTCAAAGAGAAGGAGACCCGCAAGACCTGGAACCCATTTCCGGACTTCACTCTGCAAAAGTTTAAGGAGAAGACCCCAGAGCAGTTGGTGATTCTAGAAGAGAGCTATCAAAAATGCGACACCCCAACAGATGAAGAACTGAGTCGACTGAGAGCCGAAACAAAGCTCACCAGGCGGGAGATTGATGCGTGGTTCACAGAGAAGAGGAAAACTCCTGTCACAGAGTCATCTGAACAAAAGACGGATGAGATGGATGGTAAGCCCACCCAGAGTAAAGGTAACCAGAGTCCAAATGGAGGGAAAAAATTGTCCAAGGAAAAGATCACAAAGAAAACTCCAGAGCAGCTTCATGTCCTCAAGAGTGCCTTTGTACGCACTCAGTGGCCATCTGCCGAGGAATACGACCAACTAGCTGAGGAAAGTGGGCTACCCCGATCTTACATTGTTAATTGGTTTGGGGATACCAGATATGCCTGGAAGAATGGGAACCTGAAGTGGTACTTTTATTACCAGAGTGGCAACTTAGAGGGTCTGAATGGCAACAAGACCAGGAAACGGCGGATTAGGAACCGTGGCTGGGGAAGGTCTCGGAGCAGGAGAGCCAGAAAATCCACAGGTTCTGAGAAGTCCCCACCCATAAAGTTCAAGACCGGGAAAGAGTTTCTTAAGGAATACTACTTGAAGCACAAGTTTTTAAATGAGCAAGATCTGGATGAGCTGGTAGCCAAATCGAACATGAGTTATGAGCAGGTCAGGGAGTGGTTCGCGGAGGTTGGTAGGAAGGTAGATATGGGCGCAGATCCTTTTGAAGATAACACTGGTAACGAGCAAGAAGAAGAGGAGTCCGAGGGAGAGAATGAGATGGCAGTTGAAGAGCAAGGGCCCTCAGCTGCCGGTGATGATGATTgcgatgacgatgatgatgaggataCTGATGATAGTGATTCCTGGGAGCCCCCACAAAGTGTTCGAAAAACCTTGTCAGGGTCTGAGGAACACTGA